The sequence CACCTTGGCAGCCGCCATCCTGGTCTCGCTGCTGGTCTCGCTGACGCTGACTCCCATGCTTTGCGCCCGCTGGCTCAAGCCCCACCAGCCCGAGCACGAGGGCCGCCTGCATCGTTGGAGCCACGACGCTCACCAATGGCTGTTGCGGCATTACAACCGCTCCCTTGGCTGGGCGTTACGTCATCACCGCATCACGCTTTTCACCTTGCTGGCGACCATCGGGCTCAACGTTTTCCTGTATATCCAGGTTCCGAAAACCTTCCTTCCGCAGCAGGATACCGGCCAGTTGATCGGCTTTATCCGCGGCGACGACGGGTTGTCGTTCCAGGTCATGCAGCCGAAGATGGAGACCTTCCGCAAGGCGGTGCTGGCTGACCCGGGTGTGGAGAGCGTGGCGGGTTTCATTGGCGGGCAGGGCGGCATCAACAACGCGTTCATGATCGTCCGGCTCAAGCCGTTGGATGAACGCAAGATTTCCGCGCAGAAGGTGATCGAACGGATTCGCAAGAACCAGCCAAAGGTGCCCGGCGGGCGCATGTTCCTCATGGCCGATCAGGATCTGCAGTTCGGTGGCGGGCGGCAGAGCAGTTCGGCCTATTCCTACAGCCTGCTGGCCAGCGACCTGGACGATCTGCGCACCTGGGTGCCGCAGGTCACTCGAGCGCTGAAGGCGTTGCCAGAGCTCACCAGCATCGATGCCAATGAAGGCGAGGGCGCGCAACAGATCAGCCTGAAGATCGATCGCGACGCAGCCAAGCGGCTCGGTATCGACATGAGCACGGTCACCACCTTGCTCAACAACGCCTTCAGCCAGCGGCAGATTTCCACCATCTACGAATCGCTCAACCAGTATCAGGTGGTGATGGAGATCGACCCACGTTACGCCCAGCATCCCGAGGTGCTGGAGCAGATTCAGGTGATTACCAACGATGGTCGGCGTGTGCCGCTGGCCGCCTTCGCCCGCTACGAACGCAGCCTGGAGGAGGACCGTGTCAGCCACGACGGGCAGTTCGCCGCCGAGAGTATCGATTTCGATCTGGCTCCCGGTGTCAGCCTCGATCAGGCGACACGGGCGATCGAACGAGCGGTTGCCGCCATCGGTATGCCGAGCGAAGTCCAGGGGCGCCTGGGTGGTACCGGAGACGTCTTCAAGTCCACCCAGGAAAGCCAGCCCTTGATGATCCTGGGGGCCTTGCTGCTGGTGTATATCGTGCTCGGCGTTCTCTACGAAAGTTACATCCACCCGCTGACGATCTTGTCCACGCTGCCTTCGGCCGGCGTGGGCGCGCTATTGGCAATCATCCTGATGCAAGAGGAGTTCAGCCTCATTTCGCTGCTTGGATTGTTCCTGCTGATCGGCGTGGTGAAAAAGAACGCGATTCTGATGATCGATCTGGCTTTGCAGTTCGAACGTAACGATGGCCTTTCCCCGGCCGAGTCGATCCGCCGGGCCTGCCTGCTGCGTTTCCGTCCGATACTGATGACCACCATGGCGGCCATTCTCGGCGCGCTGCCCCTGCTGTTGGGAGGCGCCGAGGGTGCCGAGATGCGTCAACCGCTCGGTCTGACCATCATCGGCGGTTTGCTGCTCAGCCAGATGCTCACGCTTTACACGACGCCCGTGGTCTACCTGTACCTGGACCGGGCGCGTCATCGTTTCAACCGTTGGCGCGGTGTGCGTACCGACGCTGCATTGGAAAATCCGTTATGAGTTCGCTGTGTTTGAAGTATTCCGTGCGCCCGCTGGCCCTGCTGGTAATGGCGTTTTCGCTAGGCGCCTGCACCCTCGGTCCCGACTATCAGCGCCCGGAACTGCCTGTCCCCAATGAATACAAGCAGGCCGAAGGTTGGAAGGCCGCGACACCGGCCGATGTGTTGCAGCGCGGCGACTGGTGGATGCTTTATGGCGATGCCGAGCTGAATGCGCTGGTCGCGCGGCTGAACGTCTCCAACCAGAATCTGGCCGCGGCCGAGGCGCAGTATCGACAGGCGCGTGCGTTGGTTCGCGGGGCGCGCTCGCAGCTGTTTCCCACGCTGGGGGGCAGCGCGGGTGCAACCCGTGCCGGCCAAGGCGGTTCGGCCAGTTCGACGACGCAGAGCGGCACCGGCATCAGCGGAGTCAGTGAAAGTTACAGCCTGGGGCTCGATGCCTCTTGGGAGCTGGATATATGGGGGCGGTTGCGGCGCAATCTGGAAGCCAACCGCGCCAACATGCAGGCGAGCGCGGCGGACCTGGCCGCGGTTCGCTTGAGCCTGCAGTCCGAGCTGGTGCAGACCTACCTGCAGCTGCGCGTTATGGATGAACAACAGCGGTTGCTCGATCAGACGGTCGCGGCGTATGCCCGCTCGCTGCGGTTGACCGACAACCAGTATCAGGCCGGGATCGTGCCGAAGTCGGACGTCAGCCAGGCACGGGCGCAACTGAAAAGCACCCAGGCGCAGGCCATCGACCTGCGCTGGCAGCGCGCGCAGATGGAGCATGCCATTGCCGTGCTGATCGGTGTGCCGCCCTCGGAACTGAACATCGCCGAGCGTAGCGATATTCCACGCTTGCCCGACGTGCCCCTGGCGTTACCGTCGCAGCTGCTGGAACGGCGCCCGGATATCGCCTCGGCCGAGCGTCAGGTGATGGCCGCCAACGCGCAGATTGGTGTGGCCGAAGCCGCCTGGTATCCGGATCTGACCTTGAGCGCCAGCGGTGGTTATCGAAACAGCAGTTTCAGCAACCTGATCAGTTTGCCCAATCGCTTCTGGTCGCTGGGCCCGCAACTGGCGGTGACGCTGCTGGATTTCGGTGGCCGCCGTGCCGACCTCGAAGCAGCTGAGGCCAGCTATGACCAGACCGTGGCCACCTATCGGCAGACGGTGCTCGACAGTTTCCGCGAAGTTGAGGACAACCTGGTGCAACTGCGTGTACTGGCTGAAAAAGCCGTTGTACAACGCGAAGCGCTGGAGGCGGCGCAGGAGTCGCTACGGCTGATCGAAAACCAGTATCGCGCCGGGACGGTCGACTTCCTCAGCGTGGTGACGGTGCAAACCACTGCGTTGAACAATGAGCGCACCAACCTGACGTTGCTGGGCGATCGGCTGACCGCCAGCGTCCAGCTGATCGCCGCACTGGGTGGAGGCTGGAACGTCCAGCAGCTGGATACCGAGCCGGCTCCGCAATAAGCGGGGCGAAAAAAAACCAGGCCGAGGCCTGGTTTTTTTTGCTGCGCTCGCTCAGTGACGCTGCTTGCGATTCACCGTCTGTGCCGCCTTGATGATGTCGGCACCGATGATCGGCTCGAACTCTTTCCACACCGGCCGCATGGCCTCCCGCCAGGCTTCGCGCTGCTCGGGCGTGAGCTCGATGATCTCCGAGGTACCCGCCTTGCGGATGCGCTCGCGATCGGCCTGGTTGGCTTCCTCGGCGGCGCGGTTCACCTCGTAGGTGACTTCCTCGATGATGCCCTCTAGCTCGGTGCGAATGCGGTGCGGGATCCCGAACCAGAAGCGCGTGTTGCTGACCAGCATGTAGTCGAGTACGCCGTGATTGGTTTCGGTGATATAGGGCTGAACGGTATGCATCTTCTTGCTGTAGATGTTCGACCAGGGGTTTTCGGCGCCCTGCACCGTACCGTTCTGCAGCGCCCCGAAGGCTTCGCCGAACGGGATCTTCTTGGTCGAGGCGCCCAACTGGGCGAATTGCGATTCCAGCACGCCGGAGGGTTGGATGCGGAAGGCCAGACCGGCCGCATCGCTTGGCATGCGCAACGGCTTGGTGGCTGACAGCTGCTTCATACCGTTGTGCCAATAGGCCAGCCCGGTGATATTTTCCTGCTCCATCGAACGCAGCAACTGGCGGCCCTTGGCCCGTTTCTGAAAGCGATTGACGGCCTCCAGGTCGTCGAACAGGAAGGGCAGATCGAAGACCTGTACCTGCTTGGTGTATTTCTCGAACTTGGCCAACGAAGGTGCGAGCAATTGCACTTCGTTGTTGTTCAGCGCGTCAAGCTCGTTGTTGTCGCCGAACAGGGTGGAGTTGGGATAGACCTCGACGGTTACCTGGCCAGGCAGACGCTCCTCCACCAGGCGCTTGAACAATAGGGCGCCCTTGCCCTTGGGCGTGTCTTCGGCGACGACGTGGGAGAACTTGATGACGATCGGCTCGGCCTCGACGGCAGTGGCCGTCAGCGCCAGCAGCAGACCGACAAAGGTGATGATCGGCTTGAACATTGAGAGGCTCTTTATTTTTGGTGGTTGGCATTGGCCCGTTATGGACCGCTTAGAGCTGCAACGGGACGTTATGCCAAATAAGCCGAACCACCTAAAGCCTTGTCTCGCAAATTTCATGATCGGGTGGAAAAGAACGGGCATACATCACATTTTGCCCCCTTGCGAGGCGTCACCGCGTGGCGCGGCGACGCCGTACTCCTCACGTTAGCGGCTGGCCAGCTGCCAACCGCCGCCAAGCGCCTTGTACACCGAAACGATGCCGCGGTAGAGATCGACCTCGGCCACGGCCTGGGCATCTTCAGCGGCGAGGCGTTCCCGCTCGGCATCCAGCAGCACCAGAAAATCCACGGTTCCTTCCCGGTAGCGAATTTGCGCCTGCTGTGCGGCGGCGCGACTGGCTTCGGACTGACGCAACAGTGAAAGCAGCCGTTCCTGGGCGCGGGCGTAATCGCTGAAGGCGTTCTCCGACTCTTCCAGCGCCAACAATACCTGTTGTTCGTAGCTGGCCAGCGCGCCATCGGCATCCGCTTCGGCACCGCGCAGTCGGGCCCGGACGCTGCCCATATCGAACGCCGCCCAGCTGATGCTCGGCGCTACGCCCCAAGCCTGTGCAGCGCTCGAACCGATCTGCGAGCCCCGGCCGGCGATGAAGCCGAGGAAGCCCGACAGGCTGACCCGAGGGAACAGGTCCGCCGTCGCCACCCCGACATTGGCGGTGGCGGCCGCCAGCTGCCGTTCGGCGGCACGAATGTCCGGGCGGCGACGCAGCAGTTCACCGGGATCACCAATCGGCAATGCCTTGGCTATCGCCGGCAACTCGCGAGGCGAAAGATCGACGCTGAGCTGATCCGGACGCTGGCCAAGGAGGGTAGCGATGCGATTGCGCGCACGGGTCTGTGTCGCCTGCAGCTGCGGCAGACTGGCTTCGGTGGAAGCCAGGCGGGCATCGGCACGCAACACGTCCAGCTCGCTGCCCATGCCGGCGTCGCGCAGCTGTACCGTCAGTTGGTGCGACTCGCGCTGATTGTCGAGGTTCTCCCGGGCGATACGTTCACGCAGCTGCGCGCCACGCAGTTGGCCGTAGGCATCCACCAGTTCGGCGATCAGGCTGACCTGCAGCTGATAGAGCTCGGCTTCAGCGGCCTCGCTCTGTGCCTCGCTGGACTCGATTCGGCGTTGAATACGACCGAACAGATCCAGCTCCCAAGCCATGTCCAGGCCCAGATCGTAGCGCTCGGTGCTGCTGCGCTCGTCGCTGAAGCCTGGCTGCTGCGCCTTGCCGTACTCGGCCGTGGCACCGGCAGTCACGGTCGGAAAACGGTCGTTGGCCGCGTCGTCGCGGATCGACCGTGCTGCACGCAGCCTGGCGAAGGCGATGCGCAACTCGCGGTTTTCCGACAAGGCCTCGCCGACCAGCGCATCGAGTGTCGAGTCGTCGAACTGGCGCCACCAGGCCGACTCGAAGCGCGAGCGGTCGAAGCCCTCGGCGGTGGCCCGCTCGATCTTCGCTGGCGCCGTTTCCGGCGCTCGGTAATCCGGGCCGACGGCGCAGGCGCTCAACGTGATGATCGCGGCAAGCAACAACGGAGCAGTAATGACAGCCTTCATGCATGGGCCTCCTTGAGCACAGCCTTTTTCTCCTCTCGCTTTTCGACGAACGCGCGAATCACCAGGTAGAACACCGGGGTCAGCAGCAGACCGAAGAAGGTCACGCCGAGCATCCCGCTGAACACCGCGACACCCATGGCATGGCGCATCTCGGCGCCTGCGCCGGAGGACAGCACCAGCGGCACTACGCCCATGATGAAGGCGAAGCTGGTCATCAGGATCGGCCGCAACCGCAACCGGCAGGCCTCCAGCACGGCGGCCAGGCGAGTCATGCCTTCCTCCTGTTTGTCCTTGGCGAACTCGACGATCAGGATCGCGTTCTTGCACGCCAGGCCGACCAGTACGATCAGGCCGATCTGGGTGAACACGTTGTTGTCGCCACCGGAGAGAATCACCCCGGTAATCGCCGAAAGCAGCGTCATCGGCACGATCAGGATCACCGCCAGCGGCAGGCTCCAGCTCTCGTACTGCGCGGCCAGCACCAGGAATGCCAGCAGCACGCAGAGCGGGAAGACGAACACGGCCGTGTTCCCGGCGAGGATCTGCTGATACGTCAGCTCGGTCCATTCGTAGCTCATGCCGTTGGGCAGCTCGGCCTTCAGCAGGCGCTCCATCGCGGCTTCCGCCTGGCCGGAGCTGTAGCCCGGTGCCGCGGCGCCGTTGATTTCAGCAGTCAGAAAGCCGTTGTAGTGCATCACCCGATCGGGACCGGCGCTGTCGCTGACCTTGACGAAGGTCGACAGCGGCACCATCTCGCCCCGGTTGTTGCGCACCTTCAGCTGGCCGATCTGCTCCGGTGAAAGGCGAAACTTCTGCTCGGCCTGCACGTTGACCTGATAGGTACGGCCGAAGCGGTTGAAGTCGTTGGCATACAGCGAGCCGAGGTAGACCTGCATGGTGTCGAAGATCTCATCGATCGCCACGCCATGGGTCTTGGCCTTCTCCCGGTCGATGTCAGCGTCCACCTGCGGCACGTTGACCTGGTAGCTGGTGAACAGCCCGGCGAGCTCCGGATAGTCGGCGCTCTTGGCGAGCACGTTCTGCACCTGTTTGTAGAGCTCCTCGTAGCCGAGGTTGCCACGGTCCTGCACCTGGACGCGGAAGCCACCGATGGTCCCCAACCCTTGCACGGGAGGCGGCGGGAAGATCGCGAGGTACGCTTCCTGGATGCCCGCGAACTGCCCGTTCAGGTTGCCCGCAATGGCCCCGGCCGACATGTTCGCGCCCTGGCGCTCGTCGAAGTCCTTCAGGGTGACAAAGACGATGCCGCTGTTCGGGCTGTTGGTGAAGCCATTGATCGACAGACCAGGGAAGGCCACGGTATTCGCCACGCCAGGATGCTTGCCGGCGATTTCCGACATCTTTTTGATCACGTCCTCGGTGCGGTCCAGGGTGGCGGCGTCGGGCAGTTGGGCAAAAGCCACCAGGTACTGCTTGTCCTGCGGCGGCACGAATCCGGTCGGGGTGTTGGCAAAGCCCATGTAACCGAGGGCGACCAGCCCGACGTAGACCACCAATGCAATGCCGCTGCCACGCAGGATGCGCCTTACTGCGCCGACGTAGCCGTGACTGGCACGCTCGAAAACCCGGTTGAACGGACCGAACAGCCAGCCGCCGAACAGCTTGTCCAGCAGACGCGAAAAGCCGTCCTTGGGTGCGTCATGGCTGCGCAGCAGGACCGCGGCCAATGCCGGCGACAGGGTCAGCGAGTTGAATGCCGAGATCACCGTGGAGATAGCAATGGTCAATGCGAACTGCTGGTAAAACTGGCCCGTGAGACCGGAGATGAACGCGGTGGGGATGAACACCGCGCAGAGCACGAGTGCCGTGGCGATGATCGGCCCGGTGACTTCCTTCATGGCCTGCTTGGTCGCTTCGACCGGTGTCTTGCCGAGACCGATGTTGCGCTCGACGTTTTCCACCACGACGATGGCATCGTCGACCACGATGCCGATCGCCAGCACCAGCCCGAACAGCGACAGCGCATTGAGCGAGAAGCCGAGCATGTGCATCACGGCGAAGGTGCCGATCAGCGACACCGGCACGGCCGCCAGCGGGATGATCGAGGCGCGCCAGGTCTGCAGGAACAGGATGACCACCAGCACCACCAGCACCAGGGCTTCGAGCAGGGTGTGCACCACCGCCTCGATGGAGCCGCGCACGAAGATGGTGGGGTCGTAGACGATTTCGTAGTCCACGCCTTCCGGGAAATCCTTCTTCAATTCAGCCATGCGTGCGCGCACCGCGTCGGAAATCGCGATGGCGTTGGAGCCCGGACGCTGGAATACCGGAATGGCCACTGCGGGCTGGTTGTTCAGCAGCGAGCGCAAGGCGTATTGGCTGGACCCCAGTTCGACGCGGGCGATGTCGCGCAAGCGAGTGATAGAGCCGTCTTCGCCGGCGCGAATGATGATGTTCTCGAACTCTTCCTCGGTAACCAAACGGCCCTGGGTATTGATCGAAAGTTGGAAGTCCGTCGCTCCGGGCGCGGGCGGCGCGCCCAACGAGCCGGCGGCGACCTGGCGGTTCTGCTCGCGGATGGCGTTGACCACGTCGGAAGCGGTGAGGTTGCGCGAGGCGACCTTGTTCGGGTCGAGCCAGACACGCAGCGAATAGTTGCCCATGCCGAACAGCTGCACATCACCGATACCGTCCAGCCGCGCCAGCTCATCCTTGACGTTGAGCGCCGCGTAGTTGGACAGATAGAGCATGTCGTAGCGCTCATCCGGCGAGGTCAGGTGCACGACCATGGTGAGGTCCGGCGAGGCCTTGTCCACCGTCACACCGAGGCGCTGCACCTCGGTGGGGAGGGTCGGCATGGTGCGGGTCACGCGGTTCTGCACCTGGACCTGGGCATTGTCCAGCTCCGTGCCGAGGGCGAAGGTGATGGTCAGGGTCAGCTTGCCGTCGGCGGTCGCCTGGGACGACATGTAAAGCATGCCTTCGACACCGGTGATGGCTTGCTCCAAGGGCGAGGCGACCGTCTCACCGATCACCTTGGGGTTGGCGCCGGGGAAGTTGGCACGCACCACCACGGTGGGCGGGACGACTTCGGGGTATTCGCTGATCGGCAGTTGAAACAGCGAGATGGCGCCGCCGATCAGGATGATCAGCGACAGCACCGCGGCAAAAATTGGCCGCTGAATGAAGAACTGGGAAAAATTCATGACGCACTCCGGGGGAGAGGACGCGCATGACGCGCCCTGACGGAATCGGTTGTTCTAGAGGTGCGCCGAGGCGCACGGACGTTGCGGGGCTGCGCAGGCGTCAGCTGCTCGGGCGGCGCGCCACGTTGTGCTCGACGACCTCGGTCTTGAATGCCGCCGTGATCGCACGGTTCTGTTCACGCAACGCGGCCAGGGTGTCGGCGTCGGCCATCGGCACGTTTTGCGGCGCGACTGTTGCGCCTGGGCGAACGCGCTGCAGGCCGTTGACGACAATGGTTTCACCTTGATCGAGGCCGTTACGCACGATGCGCAGGCCTTCGAGCTTGGGCCCCAGCTCGACGGAGCGGTAACTGACCTTGCCGTCATCGCCCAACACCAACACGAACTTCTTGCCGAGATCGGTTCCCACCGCGACGTCCTTGATCAGTACCGCCTCGTAGGTGGCGCTGCCGACCAGCTTCAGTCGCGCGTAGAGCCCCGGCGTGAAGCTGCCGTCACGGTTGTCGAATACGGCGCGGCCGCGAATGGTGCCGGTACGTGGATCGACCTGGTTGTCGATGAAGTCCATGTGCCCGAGGTGCGGATGACCGTCTTCGCTGGAAAGGCCGAGGTAGACGGGCGTCGCTTCACCACGTTCACCATCGCGGGCCAGCTCGCGGTACTTGAGATAGGTGCGCTCGTCCGCCTCGAAGTAGGCATAGACCTTGTCAGTGGACACCAGCGTGGTGAGCAGGGCTTCGCCTGCATTGACCAGGTTGCCGGCGGTGATCAGCGCGCGTCCGACGCGGCCATCGATGGGTGCGGTCACGCGGGTGAAGCTGAGGTCCAGCTTGGCCGCATCCAGCTGCGCCTGGATGGCCGCGACCGCGGACTTCGCTTCGCTGGCGGCGCTGATACGGGCGTCGGCGAGCTCGGCAGAAATGGCATTCTTGGCCCGTAGCCGTTCACCACGTTCGGCCTCCCGGGAGGTGCGGCGCTCGGCAGCGCGCGCTTGTTGCAGCTCGGCTTGCAAGCGCTTTACCTGCGCTTCGAATGGGCGGGGGTCGATCTGGAACAACAGATCGCCTTTCTTGACCAGTGCGCCTTCATGAAAGGCGACCTTGTCGATGTAGCCCGACACCCGGGGACGGACCTCCACCGACTCCGGAGCCTCCAAGCGCCCGGTGAGCTCGTCCCATTCGGTGACCTGCTGCTCGATGACTTCAGCGACGCTGACCTGAGGCGCGGGCATTGCCGCTTCGGTGGCTTCTGGCGCTTGCCCGCACGCGCCAACGAGGGCAGCGGCAACCGCGACCAGTGGGTAACGCAAGGCTTTGAGTGAACGTTCCATGCTTGACTCCGCAACTCGAGTTTTTATCGATGGCGGGAGTGTGAAGGGTGGTCCCGCGATGCAGAAATCGAACGAGCCGAAGGTGAATATCATTGCCGGTGATGGGCGCGCATAAAGCATCAGCGCAGGCGAGGGTAAAGCTTCGCGACCAGGGTCGCTCCCACAAAAAACTGGAAGTGCAGGATTACAGGTTGCGCTAACTCGTGGGAGCGGTCTCGACCGCGAAAAGACTCCGCTCACCGCCATCTACCAACGAGCACCGCGCAACATTCATTCGCGACCAAGGTCGCTCCCACGAAAAGCTGAAAGTGCAGGATTACAAGCTGCGGCTGGCCCGTGGGAGCGGTCTCGACCGCGAAAAGACTCCGCCCACCACCATCTACCAACGAGCACCGTGCAGCACTCATTCGCGACCAAGGTCGCTCCCACGAAAAGCTGAAAGTGCAGGATTAAGGCTGCGGCTAACTCGTGGGAGCGGTCTCGAACGCGAATGGACTTCGACTCCACCGACCAAAGTGCACCGTGCAGCACCCATTCGCGACCAAGGTCGCTCCTACAAAAAGCTGGAAGTGCACGATTACAGTTGCGGCTACCGTGGGAGCGGTCTTGACCGCGAATGGACTCCAGGGCGCCGACTCATGGCGCGTGAGATCCAGGAGCCGCGACTGTCAGAGACTATCCGGGTCGCCGACGAACATCTGGATACGCGAGCGCAGCCAGCGCTCTGCGGGGTCGTTGTCCTGCGCGCCGCGCCAGGCCATGGACAATTCGAAGTCCTGGCTGGTCTCGAATGGCAGCGGCTCGGCGCGCACGCCGCCATTGGCGGCGAGGGCGGATGCGGCGTAGTCCGGCAGGGTTGCGACCAGGTCGGTGCCGGCGAGCAGGCTGGCCAGCCCGTTGAACTGCGGTACCGCCAGCACCACCTTGCGCTTGCAGCCGTGTAGCGCCAGCTCTTCGTCGATATAGCCGTTCAGGTCGCCCGCGAAGGACACCATGGCATGCGGACGCGAGCAGTAATCTTCCATGGTCATGCGCCCGGGAATGCTGTCGGCACGCAGCAGCATCGGTTTCGGCCGGCGGAGCACCTTGCGCTTGGCGTTGGCGGGCAGTTCCTCGGTGTAACAGACGCCCACCGAGATTTCTCCGGAGGCGAGCAAGCCTGGCATCAATAGGTAGTTGGCACGGCGCACCACCAGTACCACACCGGGCGCTTCGGCCCGGATGCGCCGAAGCATTTGCGGTAACAGAGCGAATTCGACTTCGTCGGTCAAACCGATACGGAACACCAGTTCACTGGTGGCCGGATCGAAGCTCGAGGCACGGCTGACCGCGGTGGAGATCGAGTCCAGCGCGGGGGAGAGCAGGCTGGCGATCTCCTGGGCGCGGGCGGTCGGTTCCATGCTGCGGCCGGTGCGCACGAACAGCGGGTCGTCGAACAAGGTGCGCAGGCGTGCCAGTGCGGCACTGATCGCCGGCTGGCCGAGAAACAGCTTTTCGGCCGCCCGGGTCACGCTGCGCTCGTGCATCAGCGTTTCGAAGACGATAAGCAGGTTGAGATCCACACGGCGAAGGTCGTTGCGATTCATGCCTTTCACTTCAAGCGAGGGTCAGACGAAGGGCGCGGCTGACTTCAGGGTGCGGCTGCATTCTAGACAGATCGGCGCTACGGCGGCATGTACATTTCCGCTTTGCAATTACACAAACCTGCAGGTTGTGATGCGGCTTTACATACAGCACATCATCATTCCTACGCATGGCGACTATCGAGCGGAATGCGGGAATCTCGGCTGGAGTTGTGCCGAAGGTGCAGATAGAGTCACTAACACAGTAGTAATCGAGGGGTCGTTCAATGTCCCGTATCATTCGTTTCCACCAGTTCGGCCCTGCCGAAGTCCTGTGCTATGAGCAGCAGGAGGTGCCACGGCCAGGCCCCGGCGAAGTGCTGATCGGCGTTCGTGCTATCGGCATCAGCTGGAACGACGTGCTCTGGCGGCAAGACCTCGCACCGCGCCATGCGCGCCTCCCGTCCGGGCTGGGTAGCGAAATCGCCGGTGAAGTGCTGGCGGTGGGCGATGAGGTGGACGGTTTCGCCGTCGGCGACCAGGTGGCGAGCTTCCCGGCGCATGATCTCAACCAGTATCCGCTTTACGGCGAGCACGCGCTGCTG comes from Stutzerimonas stutzeri and encodes:
- a CDS encoding LysR family transcriptional regulator, giving the protein MNRNDLRRVDLNLLIVFETLMHERSVTRAAEKLFLGQPAISAALARLRTLFDDPLFVRTGRSMEPTARAQEIASLLSPALDSISTAVSRASSFDPATSELVFRIGLTDEVEFALLPQMLRRIRAEAPGVVLVVRRANYLLMPGLLASGEISVGVCYTEELPANAKRKVLRRPKPMLLRADSIPGRMTMEDYCSRPHAMVSFAGDLNGYIDEELALHGCKRKVVLAVPQFNGLASLLAGTDLVATLPDYAASALAANGGVRAEPLPFETSQDFELSMAWRGAQDNDPAERWLRSRIQMFVGDPDSL
- a CDS encoding efflux RND transporter permease subunit, coding for MNFSQFFIQRPIFAAVLSLIILIGGAISLFQLPISEYPEVVPPTVVVRANFPGANPKVIGETVASPLEQAITGVEGMLYMSSQATADGKLTLTITFALGTELDNAQVQVQNRVTRTMPTLPTEVQRLGVTVDKASPDLTMVVHLTSPDERYDMLYLSNYAALNVKDELARLDGIGDVQLFGMGNYSLRVWLDPNKVASRNLTASDVVNAIREQNRQVAAGSLGAPPAPGATDFQLSINTQGRLVTEEEFENIIIRAGEDGSITRLRDIARVELGSSQYALRSLLNNQPAVAIPVFQRPGSNAIAISDAVRARMAELKKDFPEGVDYEIVYDPTIFVRGSIEAVVHTLLEALVLVVLVVILFLQTWRASIIPLAAVPVSLIGTFAVMHMLGFSLNALSLFGLVLAIGIVVDDAIVVVENVERNIGLGKTPVEATKQAMKEVTGPIIATALVLCAVFIPTAFISGLTGQFYQQFALTIAISTVISAFNSLTLSPALAAVLLRSHDAPKDGFSRLLDKLFGGWLFGPFNRVFERASHGYVGAVRRILRGSGIALVVYVGLVALGYMGFANTPTGFVPPQDKQYLVAFAQLPDAATLDRTEDVIKKMSEIAGKHPGVANTVAFPGLSINGFTNSPNSGIVFVTLKDFDERQGANMSAGAIAGNLNGQFAGIQEAYLAIFPPPPVQGLGTIGGFRVQVQDRGNLGYEELYKQVQNVLAKSADYPELAGLFTSYQVNVPQVDADIDREKAKTHGVAIDEIFDTMQVYLGSLYANDFNRFGRTYQVNVQAEQKFRLSPEQIGQLKVRNNRGEMVPLSTFVKVSDSAGPDRVMHYNGFLTAEINGAAAPGYSSGQAEAAMERLLKAELPNGMSYEWTELTYQQILAGNTAVFVFPLCVLLAFLVLAAQYESWSLPLAVILIVPMTLLSAITGVILSGGDNNVFTQIGLIVLVGLACKNAILIVEFAKDKQEEGMTRLAAVLEACRLRLRPILMTSFAFIMGVVPLVLSSGAGAEMRHAMGVAVFSGMLGVTFFGLLLTPVFYLVIRAFVEKREEKKAVLKEAHA
- the mexE gene encoding multidrug efflux RND transporter periplasmic adaptor subunit MexE, with the protein product MERSLKALRYPLVAVAAALVGACGQAPEATEAAMPAPQVSVAEVIEQQVTEWDELTGRLEAPESVEVRPRVSGYIDKVAFHEGALVKKGDLLFQIDPRPFEAQVKRLQAELQQARAAERRTSREAERGERLRAKNAISAELADARISAASEAKSAVAAIQAQLDAAKLDLSFTRVTAPIDGRVGRALITAGNLVNAGEALLTTLVSTDKVYAYFEADERTYLKYRELARDGERGEATPVYLGLSSEDGHPHLGHMDFIDNQVDPRTGTIRGRAVFDNRDGSFTPGLYARLKLVGSATYEAVLIKDVAVGTDLGKKFVLVLGDDGKVSYRSVELGPKLEGLRIVRNGLDQGETIVVNGLQRVRPGATVAPQNVPMADADTLAALREQNRAITAAFKTEVVEHNVARRPSS